DNA sequence from the Streptomyces sp. CA-210063 genome:
TCGCGCCCCTGACCGTCGTATGGGTCCCTGCGGTCGTACCCGTCGCGGTCCTGGCCAGAGGCGGAAGGAAGCTCGGAATCCTCGAAACGGGACTGGACCGGCGGGGGCGGCGGCTCGCCCACCGAACTGTCGACGGTGATGGCGATACGGATCGGACGGCCGCACTCCCGGCTCAGGGTCTCGCTGACGATCGGCGCGAGACGCCCTTCGAGTACGCCCTTCGCGAACTCGTTCGGGACCGCGAGAAGAGCCGTGTCCGCGACCAGCGCGAGCGGCTGGCAGCGCTTGATCCAGCGCTCGTCCTTCACTTCGACGCCCTGTCCGCGGCCCTCACCGAGGAGCTTTTCCAGTACTCGTGGCCACACTGCGGCAAGATCGGCAGGTACGTCAGCCACAGGGCACGCTCTCTCACAGGTCCCACGAACGTGTGGTTCTGGGACGAATCGGGTTGGAACTCGGGTGGGACGCTCGGAACGAGGTGCTGGTGGGTGGGTCGGGGCCCATCAGCCAAAGGAAAGGGAACGGTTCGGAGTCCAGTCACGGTAGTCACGGCGGCCGGTGCGGTTCAAGTTGTTGTCCCCAGCCTGTGGATAGTGTCTCCTCGTGACCTCCGGTTTGACCGGATGGCGTAGCCGCGCGTACCGTAACCAGGTCGAGTTGTCGATGGCTGCTGCCGCCTGCCTCCGATGGGCACAGATCGCGTCAGGTGATCGAAAAGCGGTGCACTCGGGCGTTAATACGAGCTACTCGTGGGCGCACGGTGACAGCCAGGACGGCACCCCGCAACTACCGATTGATTTCTGGAGCCCCCGAGTGAGCAAGCGCACCTTCCAGCCGAACAACCGTCGTCGCGCGAAGACCCACGGCTTCCGCCTGCGGATGCGCACCCGTGCCGGTCGCGCGATTCTCGCGAACCGCCGCAGCAAGGGTCGCGCCAGCCTGTCGGCCTGAGCCTGATCAGGTCATGACGTCGTGCTGCCTACCGAGCATCGGCTGAGGCGGCGCGAGGACTTCGCGACCGCGGTACGACGAGGGCGCCGGGCCGGACGCCCGCTCCTCGTCGTTCACCTACGTAGCGGTGCCACGGACCCGCACGCGCCTGGGGAGAGCGCTCCCCCGACGCGTGCGGGTTTCGTCGTGAGCAAGGCCGTCGGTGGTTCGGTCGTACGCAACAAGGTGAAGCGGAGGCTTCGCCATCTGATGCGCGATCGAGTCGCCCTGTTTCCCCCCGGTAGCCTGGTAGTCGTACGAGCGCTGCCCGGAGCGGGTGACGCCGACCACGTACAACTGGCCCAAGACCTGGATGCCGCCATAGCGCGACTGCTGGGAGGGGGCGCACGATGAAGTACCCGCTGCTGGCGCTGATCAAGCTGTACCAGTGGACCATCAGCCCGTTGCTCGGGCCGGTGTGCAAGTACTACCCGTCGTGCTCCCACTACGGCTACACGGCCATCGACCGGCACGGTGCGATCAAGGGAACGGCACTCACCGCCTGGCGCATCCTGCGGTGCAATCCGTGGTCGCTCGGCGGTGTGGACCACGTCCCGCCGCGCAAGCGCCCACGGTGGCACGAGATGTTGCGTGGCACATGGCGCGCACGCAAGGGCGGGTCCTCCGCCGCCGAACCGGCCACCGAGGGGCACGTTCCTTCGAGCCCGGCCGCCGAGAGCCCGTCCCATGCCCAAGGAGCATGATTAGTGGACACGATTGCCAGTCTCTTCAGCTTCATCACGACACCTGTCTCCTGGGTCATCGTCCAGTTCCACACGGTGTACGGCGCCCTCTTCGGCGCTGACACCGGGTGGGCCTGGGGCCTGTCGATCGTGTCCTTGGTGATCCTGATCCGTATCTGCCTGATCCCGCTCTTCGTGAAGCAGATCAAGGCGACCCGGGCGATGCAGACGCTCCAGCCCGAGATGAAGAAGATCCAGGAGCGCTACAAGAACGACAAACAGCGTCAGTCCGAAGAGATGATGAAGCTGTACAAGGAGACGGGTACCAACCCGCTCTCCTCGTGCCTTCCCATCCTGGCGCAGTCCCCGTTCTTCTTCGCCCTCTACCACGTGCTCAACAGCATCGCGAACAACGACACCGTCGGTGTCATCAATGAGAGCCTGCTGCAGAGCGCGCAGAAGGCGCACATCTTCGGTGCCCCGCTGGCCGCGAAGTTCACCGACAGCTCCGCGGACGTCGCGGCGCTCGACGCCTCGCTGACCACGGTCCGCATCGTCACCGCGATCATGATCGTCCTGATGTCTGCGTCGCAGTTCTATACGCAGCGTCAGCTGATGACGAAGAACGTCGACACCACGGTGAAGACGCCGTTCATGCAGCAGCAGAAGATGCTGATGTACATCTTCCCGATCATGTTCGCCGTCTTCGGCATCAACTTCCCGGTCGGTGTTCTCGTCTACTGGCTCACCACCAACGTGTGGACCATGGGTCAGCAGATGTACGTCATCCACAACAACCCGACCCCGGGTTCCAAGGCGCAGGCCGCGTACCTGGAGCGTCTGACCAAGCACGTCACGCACCACGGCAAGACCCGCGGCCGCGGCGAGCGCGCCATCGTCAAGGCCATCGTCGCCAAGGGTCGCGACCGCAACGAGTACGAGCGCAAGTTCATCAACGGCCTCAGCAAGGAGGGCCTCGCGGCCCAGGCCGACGGCACCGTGGTCAAGAGTGAGGCCTCGGCTGTCGCCACGGCCGAGGACGGTACGCCCACGACCGGCGCTCCCAAGCGTCAGCAGCCCAAGCGCCAGACCAAGGCCCAGCGTCAGTCCGGTGCGAAGGCTGCCGATGAGGCCGAGCCGAAGAGCGAACCCACGTCCCTGAGCAAGTCCGACCAGCCGGAGGACGCCAAGCCGGCGGCCGCTGCCAAGAAGGCCGCGCCCAAGGCCGGCGCCGGTGGCCGCAGCAAGGCCCAGTCCGGTCAGCGCAAGGGCCAGCAGCGCCCCAAGTCCCCGTCCAAGAAGTAAGAAGGAGCCCATCCCGTGACGGAAGGCACCACCTCCGCCGCCTCCGAGGGTGGCGACACCCTGACCCGCCTGGAGCAGGAGGGTGAGATCGCGGCGGACTATCTGGAAGGTCTGCTGGACATCGCCGACCTCGACGGCGACATCGACATGGACGTCGAGGCCGACCGTGCCTCTGTCTCGATCATCAGCGACTCCGGCAGCCGCGATCTGAACAAGCTCGTCGGCCGCGAGGGCGAGGTGCTCGAGGCACTCCAGGAGCTCACGCGCCTGGCCGTGCACCGCGAGACCGGGGATCGCAGCCGTCTGATGCTGGACATCGCGGGCTATCGCGCCCAGAAGCGTGCCGAGCTCTCCGAGCTCGGTGCCAAGGCCGCGGCCGAGGCCAAGAGCACCGGCGAGCCCGTGAAGATGAAGCCGATGACGCCCTTCGAGCGCAAGGTCGTGCACGACGCGGTCAAGTCCGCGGGCCTGCGCAGCGAGTCAGAAGGCGAGGAGCCGCAGCGCTTCGTCGTCGTGCTTCCCGTCTGATTCGGTACGTACATTCTTCCGGCCCCGTCTGCCCGCAGGCGGGGCCGGACTTTGTCAGCCTGTTGTTCTGATGTCAGCGCCCAGCGCGCTCTTGCGGTACGGAAGGACGGTCCCCGTGACGGAGGCAGCGGAGCTTCCCCCTGCGCCCGAGCAGGCGCGCGACGTATTCGGTGATCGCTACACGGACGCGGTCCGGTACGCCGAACTCCTGGCCGAGGCGGGAGTGCAGCGAGGGCTCATCGGCCCGCGGGAGGTACCCCGCCTCTGGGAGAGGCACCTGCTGAACTGCGCGGTGCTCTCCGAGGTCGTGCCCGAGGGGGTGACGGTGTGCGATGTCGGCTCCGGGGCCGGACTGCCTGGCATTCCGCTGGCCCTCGTCCGGGAGGACCTGAAGATCACGCTGCTGGAGCCACTGCTGCGGCGCACGAACTTCCTGACCGAGGTCGTCGAACTGCTGGGCCTCGACCATGTGACCGTCGTTCGTGGCCGCGCCGAAGAGGTCCTCGGGACGCTGCAGCCGGTCCATGTGGTGACGGCACGGGCAGTGGCGCCACTGGACCGGCTGGCCGGCTGGGGCATTCCGCTGCTGCGTCCGTACGGAGAGATGCTGGCACTCAAGGGCGACACCGCCGAGGAGGAGCTGAAGAGCGCTGCTGCGGCCCTCAGCAAGCTCGGTGCCGTGAAGACCTCCATCCTCCATGTCGGCGAAGGTGTGGTCGATCCGCTGTCCACGGTCGTCCGTGTAGAGGTCGGGGAGAGCCCGGGCGGCGTGCGCTTCGCGGCGAAGCGGGCCAAGGCGGCCCGGACAGGGCGAGCACGTCGACACCGATAAGCGTTGATCTGGACGTTCGCTGATCCCTCCTGACGACGAGTCGTACTCCACACAAGCTTCCAAACCTACGCATCTCGGAGTGTCGCGCGGTCGCGGCCCGTGTCGCTAGGCATCGTGTTTCACGTGAAACGTCGCTCACTGCTGCACGGCATCATCAGTCGTGGCCGCGCCGCGGCCGAACCGCGCGACCGGAAGCCTCTCGGGTCACTCGGAGAGGTAACGGAGTTTTCCACAGAGGTGGAATTCTCCACAGATCACCAGGCCTCACTGGTTCACGACCCCGAAGACATGGGAGGCTCTGTTCATTGCGAGCCTGAAGTCGAGGAGAGTGAATCCTTGCGGTCCGACGCCAACATCGCGGGACCGATGACCGATCCGGTCCCCGGTCCCCGTACCGAGTCGATGGGGGAGGATGTTTCACGTGAAACACCGCCCCCGATGGACGACACTCCCATCGGTCGTGCTGCCCAACTGGCGGTAGAGGCACTGGGGCGAGCCGGTGAGGGCCTGCCTCGGCCCGAGCAGACCCGAGTCATGGTGGTCGCCAACCAGAAGGGCGGCGTCGGGAAGACCACGACGACGGTCAACCTCGCCGCTTCGCTGGCTCTGCATGGCGCCCGTGTCCTCGTGGTAGACCTGGACCCCCAGGGCAACGCGTCCACTGCGCTGGGGATCGACCATCACGCCGAGGTGCCGTCCATCTACGACGTGCTGATCGACAGCAGGCCGCTGGCGGAAGTCGTCCAGCCCGTTCCCGATGTCGAAGGTCTCTTCTGTGCCCCCGCCACGATCGATCTCGCCGGTGCGGAGATCGAGCTGGTGTCCCTGGTGGCACGAGAGAGTCGACTGCAGCGAGCGATTCAGGCGTACGAGCAGCCACTGGACTACGTCCTCATCGACTGCCCGCCCTCGCTCGGCCTGCTGACGGTCAACGCGTTGGTCGCCGGCCAGGAAGTCCTCATCCCGATCCAGTGCGAGTACTACGCACTGGAGGGCCTCGGACAGCTGCTTCGCAATGTCGACCTGGTACGGGGGCACCTCAACCCCACCCTCCATGTCTCGACCATTCTGCTCACCATGTACGACGGCCGGACGCGCCTGGCGTCCCAGGTAGCCGACGAGGTGCGCACGCACTTCGGTGAAGAGGTGCTGCGGACGAGCATTCCCCGCTCGGTCCGTATCTCCGAGGCGCCGAGCTACGGGCAGACGGTGCTGACCTACGATCCAGGATCGAGCGGTGCCCTCTCCTACCTTGAGGCGGCACGAGAAATCGCGCTGAAGGGCGTGGGCGTAGGGTACGACCCGACGCACGCCCATATCGGGGCCCAGAACAATTCGAGTGTGGTGGAGGGGATCCAGTGAGCGATCGACGGAGGGGGTTGGGCCGTGGTCTCGCCGCACTGATCCCAGCGGCCTCGACAGGAGAGAAGGAATCTCCCGCGCAAGGAGGACCCGCACCCGCAGGACCGGCGGCGCCATCCGTCTTCACCCCCGAGCGTGGGGTGGCGGCGTCGAACGTGGCTACGCTTCCGCCTGTTTCACGTGAAACAGAGGCGCTGTCACCGAACGGTGCGACAGAGGTACCCGCAGCTCCCATCGGCGCCTACTTCGCCGAGCTGCCCCTCGACTCCATCACCCCGAACCCGCGCCAGCCGCGTGAGGTGTTCGACGAAGACCTTCTCCAGGAACTCGTCACCTCCATCAAGGAGGTCGGCCTTCTCCAGCCCATCGTCGTACGACAGGTGGGCCCGGCTCGCTACGAGCTCATCATGGGTGAGCGGCGCTGGCGAGCCTGTCACGAGGCCGAGCTGGAGGCGATCCCGGCGATCGTGCGGGCCACGGACGACGAGAAGCTTCTTCTGGACGCGCTCCTGGAGAACCTGCACCGTGCCCAACTGAACCCGCTGGAAGAGGCGTTCGCCTACGACCAGTTGCTCAAGGACTTCAACTGCACGCACGACCAGCTGGCGGACCGTATCGGTCGGTCCCGCCCGCAGGTCTCCAACACCCTGCGTCTGCTGAAGCTCTCGGCGCCAGTCCAGCGTCGGGTGGCTGCCGGTGTTCTCTCTGCGGGTCACGCCCGGGCGCTGCTCTCCGTCGATGACTCGGAGGAGCAGGACAAGCTGGCTCACCGCATCGTGGCCGAGGGACTCTCGGTCCGAGCCGTGGAGGAGATCGTCACCCTCATGGGCTCGAGGCCGACGACCGCTGCTCGCTCCAAGGGACCGCGAGCCGGCTCTGTGCCCTCGCCGGCCCTGGGCGAGCTCGCGACTCGGCTCTCGGATCGCTTCGAGACGCGAGTGAAGATCGATCTGGGCCAGAAGAAGGGCAAGATCACGGTTGAGTTCGCCTCCACGGAGGACCTCGAGCGCATCCTGAGCACGCTCGCTCCGGGCGAGAAGCTCGCTCTCCAGAAGAGTCTTCTGGAGGACGACTCGGAGGAGACGGAGGCCTGAGCCTTCGATTGGTAGGACGGCTTTCGGCTGGTCGACCGCATGAACGGGCTGTGTCCGATGTATACCGGACACAGCCCGCTCTTTGCTTTCAGGCGGTACCTAGGCAATCTCATCGTGGATACGATGCGTTCGGTATGGCGCATCGACCTGGCGGATCTTCTGTGGAGAGGCGGGGGCATGCGAACCGTGAGCCGTTCCGGACTGATGACCGCAGGCCTGGGACTGGGG
Encoded proteins:
- the yidC gene encoding membrane protein insertase YidC, which produces MDTIASLFSFITTPVSWVIVQFHTVYGALFGADTGWAWGLSIVSLVILIRICLIPLFVKQIKATRAMQTLQPEMKKIQERYKNDKQRQSEEMMKLYKETGTNPLSSCLPILAQSPFFFALYHVLNSIANNDTVGVINESLLQSAQKAHIFGAPLAAKFTDSSADVAALDASLTTVRIVTAIMIVLMSASQFYTQRQLMTKNVDTTVKTPFMQQQKMLMYIFPIMFAVFGINFPVGVLVYWLTTNVWTMGQQMYVIHNNPTPGSKAQAAYLERLTKHVTHHGKTRGRGERAIVKAIVAKGRDRNEYERKFINGLSKEGLAAQADGTVVKSEASAVATAEDGTPTTGAPKRQQPKRQTKAQRQSGAKAADEAEPKSEPTSLSKSDQPEDAKPAAAAKKAAPKAGAGGRSKAQSGQRKGQQRPKSPSKK
- the rnpA gene encoding ribonuclease P protein component — protein: MLPTEHRLRRREDFATAVRRGRRAGRPLLVVHLRSGATDPHAPGESAPPTRAGFVVSKAVGGSVVRNKVKRRLRHLMRDRVALFPPGSLVVVRALPGAGDADHVQLAQDLDAAIARLLGGGAR
- the rsmG gene encoding 16S rRNA (guanine(527)-N(7))-methyltransferase RsmG gives rise to the protein MTEAAELPPAPEQARDVFGDRYTDAVRYAELLAEAGVQRGLIGPREVPRLWERHLLNCAVLSEVVPEGVTVCDVGSGAGLPGIPLALVREDLKITLLEPLLRRTNFLTEVVELLGLDHVTVVRGRAEEVLGTLQPVHVVTARAVAPLDRLAGWGIPLLRPYGEMLALKGDTAEEELKSAAAALSKLGAVKTSILHVGEGVVDPLSTVVRVEVGESPGGVRFAAKRAKAARTGRARRHR
- a CDS encoding ParB/RepB/Spo0J family partition protein, coding for MSDRRRGLGRGLAALIPAASTGEKESPAQGGPAPAGPAAPSVFTPERGVAASNVATLPPVSRETEALSPNGATEVPAAPIGAYFAELPLDSITPNPRQPREVFDEDLLQELVTSIKEVGLLQPIVVRQVGPARYELIMGERRWRACHEAELEAIPAIVRATDDEKLLLDALLENLHRAQLNPLEEAFAYDQLLKDFNCTHDQLADRIGRSRPQVSNTLRLLKLSAPVQRRVAAGVLSAGHARALLSVDDSEEQDKLAHRIVAEGLSVRAVEEIVTLMGSRPTTAARSKGPRAGSVPSPALGELATRLSDRFETRVKIDLGQKKGKITVEFASTEDLERILSTLAPGEKLALQKSLLEDDSEETEA
- a CDS encoding Jag family protein, translated to MTEGTTSAASEGGDTLTRLEQEGEIAADYLEGLLDIADLDGDIDMDVEADRASVSIISDSGSRDLNKLVGREGEVLEALQELTRLAVHRETGDRSRLMLDIAGYRAQKRAELSELGAKAAAEAKSTGEPVKMKPMTPFERKVVHDAVKSAGLRSESEGEEPQRFVVVLPV
- a CDS encoding ParA family protein produces the protein MGGSVHCEPEVEESESLRSDANIAGPMTDPVPGPRTESMGEDVSRETPPPMDDTPIGRAAQLAVEALGRAGEGLPRPEQTRVMVVANQKGGVGKTTTTVNLAASLALHGARVLVVDLDPQGNASTALGIDHHAEVPSIYDVLIDSRPLAEVVQPVPDVEGLFCAPATIDLAGAEIELVSLVARESRLQRAIQAYEQPLDYVLIDCPPSLGLLTVNALVAGQEVLIPIQCEYYALEGLGQLLRNVDLVRGHLNPTLHVSTILLTMYDGRTRLASQVADEVRTHFGEEVLRTSIPRSVRISEAPSYGQTVLTYDPGSSGALSYLEAAREIALKGVGVGYDPTHAHIGAQNNSSVVEGIQ
- the yidD gene encoding membrane protein insertion efficiency factor YidD; translation: MKYPLLALIKLYQWTISPLLGPVCKYYPSCSHYGYTAIDRHGAIKGTALTAWRILRCNPWSLGGVDHVPPRKRPRWHEMLRGTWRARKGGSSAAEPATEGHVPSSPAAESPSHAQGA
- the rpmH gene encoding 50S ribosomal protein L34; translation: MSKRTFQPNNRRRAKTHGFRLRMRTRAGRAILANRRSKGRASLSA